One segment of Pontibacter akesuensis DNA contains the following:
- the ftsA gene encoding cell division protein FtsA, whose amino-acid sequence MQNDKIVVGLDIGTTKVCALVGRKNEFGKLEILGMGKAVSEGVVRGMVSNIDKTVEAIKKAIRQAEGQSGINIGVVNVGIAGQHIKSLQHNGSITRQVTDHEITVEDVNRLTNDMYRLVTPPGSEIIHVMPQEYKVDYEEGIVDPVGMTGVRLEGNFHIITAQSNAINNINKCILRAGLEVEQLILEPLASSMSVLSEEEKEAGVALVDIGGGTTDLAIFKDNIIRHTAVLPFGGNIITSDIKQGCLVMQNQAEQLKVKFGKAIADEASENEIVSIPGLRDRTPKEISLKNLAYIIEARMEEIVELVYAEIVRSGYANSLAGGIVITGGGAQLQNLVQLVEYITGMDTRIGYPNEHLGRSKVESVKSPMYATSVGLVLAGYQPLDQRVERHSDVEEQVFSKPVEQQQKSSGSSSGGGLLQKLKGFLSDDIDNKQSY is encoded by the coding sequence ATGCAGAACGACAAAATAGTAGTAGGCTTGGACATCGGGACAACCAAGGTTTGCGCACTTGTAGGTCGGAAGAATGAGTTTGGCAAGTTAGAGATATTGGGCATGGGTAAAGCCGTGTCAGAGGGGGTGGTACGCGGCATGGTGAGCAATATTGATAAGACTGTCGAGGCCATTAAAAAGGCGATCCGCCAGGCGGAAGGACAATCGGGCATCAACATCGGCGTGGTGAACGTGGGTATTGCCGGGCAGCACATCAAGAGCCTGCAGCACAACGGCAGCATCACGCGCCAGGTAACGGATCATGAGATAACGGTGGAGGATGTAAACCGCCTCACCAACGACATGTACCGGCTGGTGACACCGCCAGGCAGCGAGATCATCCATGTGATGCCTCAGGAGTATAAGGTGGATTACGAGGAAGGAATTGTGGATCCTGTTGGCATGACAGGCGTACGGTTGGAAGGAAACTTCCACATCATCACAGCGCAGTCAAATGCGATCAACAACATCAACAAGTGCATTTTGCGTGCAGGCCTTGAGGTAGAGCAACTTATACTGGAGCCACTGGCATCAAGCATGTCTGTTTTAAGTGAGGAAGAGAAGGAAGCCGGTGTTGCACTGGTGGATATCGGCGGAGGCACGACAGACTTAGCCATCTTTAAAGACAATATCATCCGCCATACGGCAGTTCTTCCTTTTGGAGGAAACATTATTACTTCCGATATCAAGCAGGGCTGCCTGGTGATGCAAAACCAGGCCGAGCAGCTGAAAGTGAAGTTCGGGAAAGCCATAGCCGACGAGGCATCTGAGAATGAGATTGTCTCTATACCCGGCCTCCGCGACCGGACACCAAAGGAAATATCGCTGAAGAACCTGGCTTATATCATTGAGGCCAGAATGGAGGAGATTGTGGAATTGGTTTACGCCGAGATCGTGCGTTCAGGCTATGCGAATAGCCTGGCAGGCGGTATCGTGATTACGGGCGGGGGAGCCCAGTTGCAGAACTTAGTGCAGTTGGTAGAGTACATTACAGGCATGGACACCCGCATCGGCTATCCAAACGAGCACCTGGGCCGCTCCAAAGTGGAATCTGTAAAGAGCCCGATGTACGCCACAAGCGTAGGTCTTGTTCTGGCAGGATACCAGCCGCTGGACCAGCGTGTAGAGCGCCATTCGGACGTAGAGGAGCAGGTCTTCTCAAAGCCGGTGGAGCAGCAACAAAAAAGTTCTGGTTCAAGCAGCGGCGGGGGATTGCTGCAGAAGCTGAAAGGCTTCTTATCAGACGACATAGACAACAAACAAAGTTATTAA
- a CDS encoding cell division protein FtsQ/DivIB has product MGLNSRIKSLIFAGCSLISIGALAGFASSRQNVKTCEKVSINIDNEYNNYFIGDKEVRDLLTREGERKIEGLSNQFINLKNLEKRIEAHKFVKDAEVYRGLDGNIQVSVKQNRPIARIIRSDQDVYIDAEGNLLPLSDRYTARVIPITKSALIKPSDKGFFRDSLGQSYLDLLQFVERDEFWKAQLVQMHIDGSGKVFFLPQLGDHTIEFGKPVQVEEKFKKLAILYKEVLPTMGWERYKRVNVEYEDQIICE; this is encoded by the coding sequence ATGGGCTTGAATAGTAGAATAAAATCTCTAATTTTTGCAGGTTGTAGCCTTATATCAATAGGGGCTTTGGCAGGTTTTGCATCGTCGAGACAAAATGTAAAAACTTGTGAAAAAGTTTCAATAAATATTGATAATGAGTACAATAATTACTTTATTGGTGATAAGGAAGTAAGGGACCTGCTAACCCGCGAGGGAGAGCGGAAAATTGAAGGCCTTTCAAACCAATTCATCAACCTGAAAAACCTTGAGAAACGCATTGAAGCGCATAAGTTTGTAAAAGATGCGGAGGTGTACAGGGGCTTAGATGGAAATATTCAGGTAAGTGTAAAACAGAACAGGCCTATTGCCAGAATTATACGATCAGATCAAGATGTTTACATCGATGCAGAGGGAAACTTACTTCCGCTCTCCGATAGATATACCGCTCGTGTAATACCAATAACCAAGTCAGCACTAATCAAACCATCTGACAAAGGCTTTTTCAGGGATTCCCTGGGGCAGTCTTACCTTGACCTGCTACAGTTCGTGGAGCGGGATGAGTTCTGGAAAGCCCAACTTGTGCAGATGCACATCGACGGCAGTGGCAAGGTTTTCTTCCTGCCCCAACTCGGCGACCATACCATAGAGTTTGGAAAGCCGGTGCAGGTGGAGGAGAAGTTTAAAAAGTTAGCCATCCTCTACAAAGAGGTGCTCCCCACCATGGGTTGGGAGCGCTACAAGCGGGTTAACGTAGAGTACGAAGATCAGATTATTTGCGAATAA
- the murC gene encoding UDP-N-acetylmuramate--L-alanine ligase — MKLEDYSYIYFLGIGGIGMSAIARWFKAKGFPVWGYDKTRTALTEALEQEGIVVHYEDDINNLPQELLQHKEETLVVLTPAIPAEHNEWNYLKEQQYTIKKRSEVLGIITGSAYTVAVAGTHGKTTTSSIVAHLLHHAGVDCSAFLGGISTNLNSNLLIGNGSAAKEVVVVEADEYDRSFLTLFPDVAIVTSADPDHLDIYGDGEELIRTFQRFISQVKPGGFLFIHASVDSRLTEKVQEGVQVVKYSLDNGAAHVENLNINGRWFEFDVQSPYGNIQSMKLGVPGFHNAENTLAAILAAEVLEVPAAKIRAGVEAFTGVKRRFEFVYEGNGKVYIDDYAHHPKEIDAFMNSLRALYPSKRIKVIFQPHLFSRTKDFASEFAESLSKADELVLLDIYPAREKPIPGVTSDIILSQVNCPVKRLMRKEEVVEKLRLEPDFDVLATLGAGDIDTLVRPIKNILENNRDGLE; from the coding sequence GTGAAACTCGAGGACTACAGCTATATCTACTTTTTGGGCATTGGCGGTATCGGCATGAGCGCCATAGCACGCTGGTTCAAAGCCAAGGGCTTTCCGGTGTGGGGATACGATAAAACCCGCACCGCACTGACCGAGGCCCTGGAGCAGGAGGGAATAGTTGTGCATTACGAGGACGATATAAACAACCTGCCGCAGGAATTACTGCAGCATAAGGAGGAAACGTTGGTCGTGCTTACGCCAGCCATACCTGCCGAGCACAACGAGTGGAATTACCTGAAGGAACAGCAATACACCATCAAAAAGCGATCGGAGGTACTGGGCATTATTACCGGCTCGGCCTATACGGTGGCGGTGGCCGGAACGCATGGCAAAACGACCACTTCCAGCATTGTGGCGCACCTGCTGCACCACGCAGGGGTGGACTGTTCGGCGTTTCTGGGTGGCATTTCCACCAACCTCAATTCCAACCTGCTGATCGGAAACGGCTCGGCGGCGAAAGAGGTGGTAGTGGTGGAAGCTGATGAGTACGACCGCTCTTTCCTAACCTTGTTTCCGGATGTGGCAATTGTAACTTCCGCAGACCCAGACCACTTAGATATTTATGGCGACGGCGAGGAACTGATCCGGACTTTCCAGCGGTTCATTAGCCAGGTAAAGCCGGGTGGATTCCTGTTTATACATGCCTCAGTGGATTCTCGCCTGACAGAAAAAGTACAGGAGGGAGTGCAGGTGGTGAAGTATAGTTTAGACAATGGAGCGGCCCATGTAGAGAACCTGAATATTAACGGGCGTTGGTTTGAGTTTGATGTGCAGAGCCCTTACGGTAACATACAAAGTATGAAGCTTGGCGTACCCGGTTTTCACAATGCGGAGAACACGCTCGCGGCCATACTTGCTGCCGAGGTTCTGGAGGTGCCGGCAGCTAAAATCAGAGCGGGAGTCGAGGCCTTTACCGGTGTGAAGCGCCGCTTCGAGTTTGTGTACGAAGGCAACGGAAAAGTTTATATTGACGACTACGCGCATCACCCCAAAGAGATTGATGCGTTCATGAATTCACTGCGGGCACTATACCCGAGCAAGAGAATTAAAGTGATATTTCAGCCCCACCTTTTCAGCCGCACAAAGGATTTCGCAAGCGAGTTTGCGGAGAGCCTGAGCAAGGCGGACGAGCTGGTGCTGCTCGACATTTACCCGGCGCGTGAAAAACCGATTCCGGGCGTGACTTCCGACATCATTCTGAGCCAGGTAAATTGCCCGGTTAAAAGGCTGATGCGAAAAGAGGAAGTAGTGGAAAAACTGCGATTGGAGCCAGATTTCGATGTTTTAGCGACGCTTGGCGCCGGTGACATTGATACGCTGGTTAGGCCTATTAAAAATATTTTAGAAAATAACAGAGATGGGCTTGAATAG
- the murG gene encoding undecaprenyldiphospho-muramoylpentapeptide beta-N-acetylglucosaminyltransferase, producing MPKQGQPYRVIISGGGTGGHIYPAVAIANELRTVNPATEILFVGAQGRMEMTRVPEAGYKIVGLWISGLQRRLTLDNLSFPFKVISSVRASHKIIKEFKPDAVVGVGGYASGPLLYAATSKGIPALIQEQNSYAGITNKVLAKRVQKVCVAYPNMEAFFPADKLVLTGNPVRADIMNLAGKRQEALQHFGLSAEKKTILVIGGSLGARTINLSMAAGLESIAAAGYQLIWQTGKAFYPQAQELESKYKQQGIRAFDFIRQMDLAYAAADVVISRAGALSISELCLAGKPAVLVPSPNVAEDHQTKNAMALVQQQAAILVRDVEANEKLVPTALQLAKDEQEQQRLQQNIRKMARPNAASDIVTELLKLIK from the coding sequence ATGCCTAAGCAGGGTCAACCATATCGCGTGATAATCAGTGGCGGCGGCACGGGCGGGCACATATACCCGGCTGTGGCGATTGCGAATGAACTGCGCACGGTGAATCCTGCTACTGAAATACTTTTTGTGGGAGCCCAGGGGCGAATGGAAATGACGCGGGTGCCGGAGGCAGGCTATAAAATCGTTGGTCTTTGGATCAGCGGTCTGCAGCGCCGCCTGACACTGGACAACCTGTCTTTCCCGTTCAAAGTGATTTCAAGCGTGCGTGCGTCGCACAAAATCATCAAAGAGTTCAAGCCGGATGCCGTGGTTGGCGTGGGAGGCTATGCCAGCGGGCCGCTATTGTATGCTGCCACTTCTAAAGGTATTCCGGCGCTGATACAGGAGCAGAATTCCTATGCCGGTATCACGAATAAAGTGCTGGCCAAGCGGGTGCAGAAAGTATGTGTGGCCTACCCGAACATGGAGGCTTTTTTTCCGGCTGATAAGTTGGTGCTCACCGGAAACCCGGTGCGTGCGGACATCATGAACTTGGCAGGAAAAAGACAAGAGGCACTGCAGCACTTTGGCCTAAGTGCAGAGAAGAAAACAATACTGGTGATTGGCGGAAGCCTGGGTGCCAGAACGATCAACTTAAGTATGGCCGCTGGCCTGGAAAGTATAGCCGCCGCGGGTTATCAGCTGATCTGGCAAACCGGAAAGGCTTTTTACCCCCAGGCACAGGAACTGGAGAGCAAGTATAAGCAGCAGGGAATCCGGGCGTTTGATTTTATCAGGCAAATGGATTTGGCCTATGCCGCGGCGGATGTGGTTATCTCCAGAGCCGGTGCACTTTCGATCTCAGAGCTTTGCCTGGCCGGGAAACCCGCTGTGCTGGTGCCTTCACCCAACGTGGCCGAAGACCATCAGACAAAGAACGCGATGGCATTGGTGCAACAGCAGGCCGCTATACTTGTGCGAGACGTGGAGGCAAACGAGAAACTGGTGCCCACAGCGCTGCAGTTGGCGAAAGATGAGCAGGAGCAGCAGCGCTTGCAGCAAAACATACGGAAGATGGCCCGCCCAAATGCGGCCTCAGATATTGTAACGGAACTGTTAAAGTTAATCAAGTGA
- a CDS encoding FtsW/RodA/SpoVE family cell cycle protein: MIKQWLQKNLKGDPVLWGIVIAFSLISVAVVYSATGTLAYKMMEGNTEYFLFKHTSLILVGLGFMWIAHKVPYRYYSRLSLVALIVSAPLLIFTFFYGSNINEASRWITIPVINQTFQPSDLAKLALISYLASMLSKRQDGVDNWKSALLPMVLWTGFICGLIALTNTSTAVLLFITCVLLMFIGRVPLKQLAVMVLVVGVVGTTALALGQRMDTAVSRFEDFMDPSEVPFQLEQSYIAIATGGVLGKGPGNSDQRDILPHPYSDFIYAIILEEYGLVGGVVVLFLYLAFLYRGLVTVTKSNGAFASLLSAGVCFSLVMQGMVNMAVAVGLGPITGLPLPLLSMGGTSLIFTGISIGIILSVSRTDMEEKRNATAVNSTLKTQVNA, translated from the coding sequence ATGATAAAGCAGTGGTTACAGAAAAACCTGAAAGGCGACCCCGTATTGTGGGGTATCGTAATCGCGTTCTCGCTGATCAGCGTGGCGGTGGTTTACTCTGCCACAGGTACGCTGGCATACAAGATGATGGAGGGGAATACGGAGTATTTCCTGTTTAAGCACACATCCCTGATCCTGGTCGGCCTTGGTTTTATGTGGATTGCACACAAAGTGCCTTACCGCTATTACTCGCGCCTGTCGCTGGTGGCGCTGATTGTATCGGCTCCGCTTTTGATCTTTACCTTTTTCTACGGCTCTAACATCAACGAGGCATCCCGCTGGATCACTATCCCGGTAATCAACCAAACGTTCCAGCCTTCGGATTTGGCAAAATTGGCCCTGATCTCTTACCTGGCTAGTATGCTTTCCAAAAGGCAGGATGGGGTGGATAACTGGAAAAGCGCCCTGTTACCGATGGTACTCTGGACCGGTTTCATCTGTGGCCTGATTGCGCTGACCAACACGTCTACAGCAGTACTGTTGTTCATTACCTGTGTGCTGCTGATGTTTATCGGCCGAGTTCCCCTGAAACAACTGGCTGTGATGGTGCTGGTAGTTGGGGTGGTGGGCACCACAGCCCTGGCTTTGGGCCAGCGAATGGACACCGCCGTTAGCCGCTTCGAAGATTTCATGGACCCGTCGGAGGTTCCGTTCCAGTTAGAGCAATCCTATATTGCCATCGCAACGGGCGGTGTGTTGGGCAAAGGCCCAGGCAACAGCGACCAGCGCGATATTCTGCCGCACCCATACTCTGACTTTATCTATGCCATCATCCTGGAGGAGTATGGTTTGGTGGGCGGAGTCGTGGTGCTTTTCCTGTACCTGGCTTTTCTGTATCGCGGGTTGGTAACGGTGACAAAGAGCAATGGCGCCTTTGCCAGCTTGTTGTCTGCCGGTGTTTGTTTTAGTCTGGTGATGCAAGGGATGGTGAACATGGCGGTGGCCGTTGGTTTAGGGCCCATTACGGGTTTGCCGCTGCCGCTCTTAAGTATGGGAGGAACTTCGCTGATCTTTACAGGCATTTCCATCGGCATTATACTTAGCGTGAGCCGAACTGACATGGAAGAAAAGCGCAATGCCACAGCTGTAAATTCAACTTTGAAAACACAGGTAAATGCCTAA
- the murD gene encoding UDP-N-acetylmuramoyl-L-alanine--D-glutamate ligase — MKLAILGAGESGVGAALLAKAKGLEVFVSDKGEIKQQYKERLTAENIPFEEGTHSTERILAADQIIKSPGIPDKAPIIKEAVEKGIPVISEIEFAGRYTVAKFICITGTNGKTTTTLLTYHLLKSAGLNVGLAGNIGESLAEKVIENKYDYYVVELSSFQLDNMYQFKAHIAVLTNITPDHLDRYEYSMEKYADSKLRVAQNMTGADFFLFNADDENIARTFNASDFAGTAVPFSLKGAESAKVYFEGDEIKVNEKFYEASIDTFNSPLIGMHNQYNTMAAVAVAKLLGVEDAVIEQALATFENAEHRMQLVGEAKEVTYINDSKATNVEAVWYALEGIKQPIVWIAGGVDKGNDYSTLVDLAREKVKVLICLGEDNKKLQEAFGRVVPIVAETTSIEYAVRLSRSLSEPGDVVLLSPACASFDLFNNYEHRGQRFIEAVEKIVLKK, encoded by the coding sequence ATGAAACTAGCGATACTAGGAGCAGGAGAGAGTGGTGTAGGAGCCGCTTTGCTGGCAAAGGCAAAGGGGCTCGAGGTGTTTGTGTCTGATAAAGGAGAAATAAAGCAGCAGTATAAAGAGCGGTTGACTGCGGAAAATATTCCGTTCGAAGAGGGGACACATTCCACTGAGCGCATACTTGCCGCCGATCAGATCATCAAAAGCCCGGGTATTCCGGATAAGGCGCCGATTATAAAAGAGGCCGTTGAAAAAGGGATTCCTGTTATTTCGGAGATTGAGTTTGCAGGCCGGTACACCGTTGCGAAGTTTATCTGCATCACGGGCACCAACGGCAAAACTACGACAACGCTGCTAACTTACCACCTGCTGAAAAGCGCAGGCCTGAATGTAGGCTTGGCGGGAAACATAGGAGAGAGTCTGGCCGAAAAGGTGATCGAGAACAAGTATGACTACTACGTGGTGGAGCTGAGCAGCTTTCAACTGGACAATATGTACCAGTTCAAGGCGCACATCGCGGTGCTCACAAACATCACGCCCGATCACCTCGACCGCTACGAATACAGCATGGAGAAATATGCGGACTCTAAACTGCGTGTGGCGCAGAATATGACCGGCGCAGATTTTTTCCTGTTTAACGCAGATGACGAGAATATAGCCAGGACATTTAATGCGTCAGACTTTGCCGGCACCGCTGTGCCGTTTTCATTGAAGGGAGCTGAAAGTGCAAAGGTGTACTTTGAAGGCGACGAGATTAAAGTAAACGAGAAGTTTTACGAGGCAAGTATAGACACGTTCAACTCGCCGCTGATAGGCATGCACAACCAGTACAATACCATGGCGGCCGTAGCGGTAGCCAAACTGCTGGGCGTGGAAGATGCAGTTATTGAGCAGGCATTGGCCACTTTTGAGAATGCTGAGCACCGGATGCAGTTGGTTGGAGAGGCGAAAGAGGTAACCTACATCAACGACTCCAAAGCCACCAACGTGGAGGCCGTGTGGTACGCATTGGAAGGTATCAAGCAGCCGATTGTCTGGATTGCCGGCGGCGTGGACAAAGGCAACGACTACAGTACGCTAGTCGATTTGGCCCGCGAAAAAGTGAAGGTGCTGATTTGCCTGGGCGAGGACAACAAGAAGCTGCAGGAGGCTTTTGGCCGGGTAGTGCCGATTGTAGCCGAAACAACATCCATCGAGTATGCGGTGCGCCTGAGCCGGTCGCTTTCTGAACCCGGCGATGTGGTGTTGCTGTCGCCGGCTTGCGCCAGCTTCGATCTTTTTAACAATTACGAACACCGTGGACAGCGCTTTATAGAGGCTGTGGAGAAGATAGTGCTGAAGAAATAA
- the mraY gene encoding phospho-N-acetylmuramoyl-pentapeptide-transferase: MLYHLFTYLDREFDLFGAGVFQYISFRAGMATLVSLLIAMIFGGRLIKVLQRKQVGESIRDLGLEGQMQKKGTPTMGGLIILMAILVPVLLFARLDNIYIQLMLFSTVWLGTIGFLDDYIKVFKKNKEGLAGRFKILGQVGLGLIVGLTLYFNEDVVVRQYLFSDGSTSAVNASGRFLDVHSMITTIPFRKNNELDYCNLFAFAGPLFQNWSCYLYIPFVILVITAVSNGANLTDGIDGLAAGTSAIIGTTLAIFTYVSGNTIFADYLDIMFIPNSGELAIFCLAFVGACVGFLWYNTYPAQVFMGDTGSLAIGGIIAVLALIVRKELLIPILCGIFLVESLSVMLQVSYFKYTRKKYGEGRRIFQMSPLHHHYQKLGYHESKIVGRFWIVGIMLAILTLATLKLR; the protein is encoded by the coding sequence ATGCTTTACCACCTCTTTACATACCTCGACCGCGAATTCGATCTTTTTGGAGCGGGTGTATTCCAATACATCTCTTTCCGGGCAGGTATGGCGACTCTCGTTTCGCTGTTGATAGCGATGATTTTTGGCGGCAGATTGATAAAGGTTTTACAGCGCAAGCAGGTAGGCGAGTCCATTCGCGACCTGGGGCTGGAAGGCCAGATGCAGAAGAAAGGCACGCCAACCATGGGCGGTCTCATTATCCTGATGGCCATACTTGTGCCGGTGTTGCTGTTTGCCCGACTCGACAATATTTACATCCAGCTGATGCTGTTCTCTACTGTATGGCTGGGCACGATTGGCTTTCTGGATGACTACATCAAGGTTTTCAAGAAAAATAAGGAAGGTCTTGCCGGGCGCTTCAAAATTTTAGGCCAGGTAGGGTTAGGTTTAATCGTGGGGCTGACGCTATACTTCAACGAGGATGTGGTGGTGCGCCAGTACCTGTTCAGTGATGGCTCTACCTCAGCGGTTAATGCCTCGGGCAGATTTTTAGACGTGCACAGTATGATCACTACCATTCCTTTCCGGAAGAACAACGAACTGGACTACTGCAACCTGTTTGCTTTTGCTGGTCCGCTATTCCAGAACTGGTCCTGCTACCTCTACATTCCATTCGTGATCCTGGTAATCACGGCGGTATCAAACGGCGCAAACCTGACAGACGGTATTGATGGATTAGCGGCAGGTACGTCTGCCATTATCGGCACAACGCTGGCTATTTTTACTTACGTGTCTGGTAACACCATTTTTGCTGATTACCTCGACATTATGTTTATCCCTAACTCTGGTGAGTTGGCTATTTTCTGCCTTGCCTTTGTGGGGGCATGCGTGGGTTTCCTGTGGTATAACACCTATCCGGCGCAGGTATTCATGGGCGATACAGGCAGTTTGGCCATCGGGGGCATCATCGCGGTGTTGGCCCTGATCGTGCGCAAGGAGCTGCTTATCCCAATTCTGTGCGGCATTTTCCTGGTGGAGAGCCTGTCGGTGATGCTGCAGGTGAGCTACTTTAAGTATACCCGGAAGAAGTATGGCGAGGGCAGGCGCATTTTTCAGATGTCGCCGCTGCACCACCACTACCAGAAGCTAGGCTACCACGAGTCGAAAATTGTTGGGCGCTTCTGGATTGTGGGCATCATGCTCGCCATTCTCACCCTGGCAACTTTAAAATTAAGATAA
- a CDS encoding UDP-N-acetylmuramoyl-L-alanyl-D-glutamate--2,6-diaminopimelate ligase has product MQQLQDILKGVQVLSSQGILEVQVQSITFDSRKVGEGVLFVAMRGVQADGHEFIPKAEEAKAVAIVCEELPAQLQPGITYVQVKNSGEALGQMASAFYGHPSKKLQLVGVTGTNGKTTSVTLLHKLFRELGYHVGLLSTVQNQIDEEIIPSTHTTPDAVRLNELLAQMVKAGCTHCFMEVSSHAMVQQRVAGLTFAGGVFTNITHDHLDYHGSFDEYIKAKKSFFDMLPKSAFALINADDKRGPVMVQNTKAAVHYYALRKVVDFKARIIDNTIQGLHLEVDGQEIWCKLIGAFNAYNLLGAYGVAVLLGEDKIEALTVLSSLDSAAGRFDYLVSDALITGIVDYAHTPDALENVLNTIQQIRNPNQKVITLVGCGGNRDAAKRPLMADIACRLSDKVILTSDNPRFEEPQAILEDMQKGVKPLDFKKTLSVLDRREAIKTACMLAEPNDIILVAGKGHETYQEVKGVKHDFDDKQVLREMFQQLGK; this is encoded by the coding sequence ATGCAGCAGCTACAGGATATACTTAAAGGGGTACAGGTACTCAGCAGCCAGGGAATCCTGGAGGTGCAGGTGCAGTCCATTACGTTTGATTCGAGGAAGGTAGGCGAGGGAGTACTTTTTGTGGCGATGCGCGGCGTGCAGGCAGACGGCCATGAGTTTATTCCAAAAGCCGAAGAAGCAAAGGCCGTAGCGATCGTATGTGAAGAGCTTCCGGCGCAACTGCAGCCGGGCATTACCTATGTGCAGGTAAAGAATTCAGGAGAGGCGCTTGGCCAGATGGCTTCGGCTTTCTACGGGCACCCGTCCAAGAAGCTTCAGTTAGTGGGCGTAACCGGCACAAATGGCAAAACTACTTCTGTTACGCTCCTGCACAAGCTGTTTCGTGAGTTGGGCTACCATGTAGGCCTGCTTTCCACGGTGCAGAACCAGATTGACGAGGAAATTATTCCTTCCACACACACCACACCGGATGCTGTGCGACTGAATGAGCTGCTGGCGCAGATGGTGAAAGCAGGTTGCACGCATTGCTTTATGGAGGTGAGCTCGCATGCGATGGTGCAGCAGCGGGTGGCAGGTCTAACGTTTGCCGGCGGGGTGTTTACTAATATCACACACGACCACCTGGATTACCACGGCAGTTTTGATGAGTATATCAAAGCGAAGAAGTCATTCTTTGACATGCTTCCGAAAAGCGCTTTTGCCCTAATTAATGCGGACGACAAGCGCGGACCGGTAATGGTGCAGAACACGAAAGCAGCTGTGCATTACTATGCCTTGCGCAAGGTGGTGGACTTTAAGGCGCGAATCATCGACAACACCATTCAGGGCTTGCACCTGGAGGTGGACGGACAGGAGATTTGGTGTAAACTGATCGGTGCCTTTAACGCTTACAACCTGCTGGGCGCCTATGGCGTGGCCGTTTTGCTGGGCGAAGACAAGATTGAAGCGCTAACGGTGCTTTCCAGCCTCGATTCAGCTGCAGGCCGCTTTGATTACCTAGTTTCGGATGCGCTTATAACGGGTATCGTGGATTATGCGCACACGCCTGATGCGCTGGAGAATGTGCTGAATACGATCCAGCAAATCCGTAACCCGAACCAGAAAGTGATTACGCTGGTGGGCTGTGGTGGCAACCGCGACGCAGCCAAGCGTCCATTGATGGCAGATATTGCCTGCCGCCTAAGCGATAAAGTTATACTTACCTCCGATAATCCGCGCTTCGAAGAGCCGCAGGCGATCTTAGAGGATATGCAGAAAGGCGTAAAGCCACTGGATTTTAAAAAGACGTTGTCGGTACTCGATCGCCGGGAGGCAATTAAAACTGCTTGCATGCTGGCTGAGCCGAACGATATCATACTTGTGGCGGGCAAGGGGCACGAAACTTACCAGGAGGTAAAAGGTGTGAAGCATGATTTTGACGACAAGCAGGTCTTGCGGGAGATGTTTCAGCAACTTGGAAAGTAG